A window from Fragaria vesca subsp. vesca linkage group LG5, FraVesHawaii_1.0, whole genome shotgun sequence encodes these proteins:
- the LOC101292708 gene encoding transcription factor TGA7-like codes for MFQESMSYPSTQFASSRQMGIYEPFRQVGVWRETFSGGNSSNIGASTIVEVDSRIDNKIGFGSPEPMGPSGNDQESNRSADKVQRRLEQNREAARKSRMRKKAYVQQLETSRFKLAQLELELDRTRKQAAYGGSSFGGSHMGYNGIVSSGITTFELEYGHWVEEQHRQNIELRNALQEHATEIELRILVEGGLNHYATLFRMKADAAKADIFYLLSGIWRTSVERYFHWIGGFRPSELLNILESQLEPLTEPQSLDFYNLKQSSQQAEDALSQGMDKLQQTLAKTLEADQILSGETYGSQMAAAIEKFEALESFVSQADHLRQQTLQQMSRILTTHQAARGLLALGEYFQRLRALSSLWTARPREPPAA; via the exons ATGTTTCAAGAG AGTATGAGCTATCCATCAACGCAATTTGCTTCCTCAAGACAAATGGGGATATATGAGCCTTTCCGGCAGGTGGGTGTTTGGAGAGAAACCTTCAGTGGTGGTAACAGCTCAAACATAGGTGCTTCCACAATTGTAGAGGTGGATTCTAGGATAGATAACAAG ATCGGATTTGGTTCTCCTGAACCGATGGGACCTTCTGGAAATGATCAAGAATCAAACAGATCTGCTGATAAG GTACAGAGACGCTTAGAGCAAAATCGTGAAGCTGCACGCAAAAGTCGTATGCGGAAAAAG GCTTATGTCCAACAACTAGAAACAAGCCGTTTTAAACTGGCACAACTGGAGCTGGAACTGGACAGAACTAGAAAACAG GCTGCTTATGGAGGCAGTTCATTTGGTGGTAGTCATATGGGATACAATGGAATTGTGAGTTCAG GGATCACTACATTTGAGCTGGAATATGGACACTGGGTAGAAGAGCAACATAGACAAAATATTGAACTTCGAAATGCATTGCAAGAACATGCAACTGAAATAGAACTTCGAATACTTGTAGAAGGTGGCTTGAACCACTATGCTACTCTTTTCCGCATGAAGGCAGATGCTGCTAAGGCTGATATCTTTTACTTGCTGTCTGGTATATGGAGAACATCAGTAGAACGGTACTTTCACTGGATTGGAGGATTTCGCCCATCGGAGCTTCTAAAT ATTCTCGAGTCCCAACTTGAGCCATTGACTGAGCCACAGAGTCTGGATTTTTATAACCTAAAGCAATCATCTCAGCAAGCCGAAGATGCTCTCTCACAGGGAATGGATAAACTGCAGCAGACACTGGCCAAGACATTAGAAGCTGATCAAATATTGAGTGGAGAAACATATGGATCTCAGATGGCTGCTGCAATTGAGAAATTTGAAGCACTGGAAAGCTTTGTTAGCCAG GCTGATCACCTTCGGCAGCAGACTCTGCAGCAAATGTCCAGAATCCTCACGACTCACCAAGCGGCTCGCGGTTTGCTTGCATTAGGAGAGTACTTTCAGCGGCTTCGTGCCCTCAGTTCTCTTTGGACTGCTCGTCCACGCGAACCCCCAGCAGCCTAG